The following coding sequences lie in one Brassica oleracea var. oleracea cultivar TO1000 unplaced genomic scaffold, BOL UnpScaffold01556, whole genome shotgun sequence genomic window:
- the LOC106321403 gene encoding uncharacterized protein LOC106321403: MVEPSNALTTFQSEKDKIERELRRDKWLLFPQKDIGELLASTQIGQCRIISTIYAIDKDWGWYYFGCNACQGKRFKIHVMVKDGTGEVTLMLLDWTAQGIVPETALNLLDGSFDELEDIDSFLEAITSLVGRTFMFGVFIEKDNITSKSGNFKVGKVWDELSMLLTAGVTESCTPSETGTTNYGGEEGSFLLMESEVNEDFVTTPSSKRNEIAITNDATELTSSSKKHCTRVFVKKEKGLKQQSTSEKSG, from the exons atggTTGAACCGTCCAATGCTTTGACAACATTTCAATCCGAAAAAGACAAAATTGAGAGGGAATTAAGACGTGATAAGTGGTTGCTTTTCCCACAGAAAGACATTGGAGAGCTTCTTGCATCAACTCAG ATTGGGCAATGCAGAATCATTAGCACAATCTATGCTATTGATAAGGATTGGGGATGGTACTATTTCGGATGCAATGCTTGCCAGGGAAAAAG GTTCAAGATTCATGTGATGGTTAAGGATGGTACTGGAGAAGTTACCCTCATGTTATTGGACTGGACTGCACAAGGAATTGTGCCTGAGACTGCTCTCAACCTTCTCGATGGTTCATTTGATGAG CTAGAAGATATTGATTCATTTCTTGAAGCTATTACTTCTTTGGTTGGTAGAACTTTCATGTTTGGAGTTTTCATTGAGAAAGACAATATTACAAGCAAAAGTGGGAATTTTAAGGTTGGTAAAGTATGGGATGAACTAAGTATGCTATTGACAGCTGGTGTCACAGAATCGTGTACTCCATCTGAAACTGGAACTACTAATTATGGTGGTGAAGAG GGTTCATTTCTACTAATGGAAAGTGAAGTTAACGAGGACTTTGTAACAACCCCATCATCTAAACGCAATGAAATTGCCATAACCAACGACGCAACTGAACTTACTTCGTCATCAAAGAAACATTGCACCAGAGTGTttgtgaaaaaagaaaaaggtctCAAGCAGCAGTCAACCTCGGAAAAAAGTGGCTAA